A DNA window from Thermosynechococcaceae cyanobacterium Okahandja contains the following coding sequences:
- the rpmI gene encoding 50S ribosomal protein L35, which produces MPKLKTRRSAAKRFRATGSGKLIRRKANKNHLLEHKGSDRKNRLSQKALVDERDFERVSLMLPYA; this is translated from the coding sequence ATGCCAAAGCTGAAAACTCGTCGCTCTGCCGCCAAGCGTTTTCGCGCCACTGGCAGTGGCAAATTGATTCGCCGCAAGGCCAATAAAAATCACTTACTAGAGCACAAGGGAAGCGATCGCAAAAATCGTCTCTCGCAAAAAGCGCTGGTGGACGAACGGGACTTTGAGCGGGTTTCGTTAATGCTGCCCTACGCTTAA
- a CDS encoding photosystem II S4 domain protein, whose protein sequence is MSATSAIATAIDTALKTWSVLHTSFLPPEEVAAALAAIGQRVDVHAQAWGGYPQAERCRLAIAPMEIPLEEQRPPLALVRISGNFLFDPATYTDFEAALEAMGIAAGDYGDILLLGERGAQVIINPECREVLTQNLQQVRTVPVTAAPVPWEELAVPPPQTKQITTVEASLRLDAVASAGFGLSRSKMSEWISSGMVRVNWQVVQQPRHSLNVHDLITIRGKGRLLIKDIQITKKNRYRIQMERLR, encoded by the coding sequence ATGTCGGCAACGTCGGCGATCGCCACAGCCATTGATACGGCCCTGAAAACATGGTCTGTCCTCCACACCTCGTTTCTGCCCCCGGAAGAGGTGGCCGCCGCCCTTGCGGCAATCGGCCAGCGGGTGGATGTCCATGCGCAGGCGTGGGGGGGCTATCCCCAAGCAGAGCGCTGTCGGTTGGCGATCGCCCCAATGGAAATTCCCCTAGAAGAGCAGCGTCCGCCCCTAGCACTGGTGCGTATTAGCGGTAACTTTCTCTTTGACCCGGCCACCTACACCGACTTTGAGGCCGCCCTAGAGGCAATGGGTATTGCCGCAGGCGACTACGGCGATATTCTCCTGTTGGGAGAGCGGGGTGCCCAAGTCATTATCAATCCAGAATGCCGAGAAGTGCTGACCCAAAACCTGCAACAGGTGCGCACCGTTCCAGTGACGGCTGCCCCCGTCCCTTGGGAAGAACTCGCCGTTCCCCCACCCCAAACAAAGCAAATCACCACCGTTGAAGCGTCCCTACGCCTCGATGCCGTGGCCTCCGCGGGCTTTGGCCTCTCCCGTAGCAAAATGAGTGAATGGATTAGCAGTGGCATGGTGCGGGTCAACTGGCAGGTGGTACAGCAACCGCGGCATTCCCTCAACGTGCACGACCTCATTACCATTCGCGGTAAAGGCAGGCTCCTGATCAAAGATATTCAAATAACCAAGAAAAATCGCTACCGCATTCAAATGGAACGCCTCCGTTAA
- a CDS encoding SNF2-related protein — translation MSIASGDVPELRQALAIGVEPERMDQGQAIRLQTLMAQEFRQQLTYGAPSVADEEGLKRLQAQLRAGKLRVKLFLRHPLHAKLYLIYRHDRFCLDITEQLAEIIDESWAGRSLKPYFVYLKMAYHLSQEARDGLSQYRAPASFGLLPFQEAAVQIAAHHVSKRNGVIIGDVVGLGKTLVGTAIAHLCEEDYGTSTLIICPKNLVKMWQEYIDRYGLRGKVVPISRVEKELPNVPARFRLVLIDESHNLRNQEGKRYQAIKDYIEQSGSRCILLTATPYNKTYLDLSAQLQLFLRPDADLGIKPEAYIHSIRGEMQFRRRHSTIPVRSLLAFEQSPEPEDWQQLMSRYMVRRTRSFIKKTYAKQDGERYYLEFADGRRSYFPVRQPRTVRFTIGEPQTDPYARLYSDEVVDVINALNLPRYGLGLYQDPKPKQPPTDEEQKLLANLSYAGKRLMGFCRTNLFKRLESSGIAFLQSLEWHILRNYVYLHAIAHDLPLPIGTQYAALLGEVESDEDEDLLAPLDNLPLSQEEDPHPLTPSPRKGEGELESLAPLSPLGRGAGGEGSLEAGKQEL, via the coding sequence TTGTCGATTGCTAGTGGGGATGTACCGGAACTCCGGCAAGCGTTGGCCATTGGCGTGGAACCAGAACGCATGGATCAGGGGCAGGCAATTCGGTTACAAACCTTGATGGCTCAGGAGTTCCGTCAGCAACTCACCTATGGTGCGCCCAGTGTCGCTGATGAGGAGGGATTAAAGCGGTTGCAAGCCCAGTTACGAGCAGGTAAACTTCGGGTCAAGTTATTTTTGCGGCATCCCCTCCATGCCAAGCTGTATTTGATTTATCGCCACGATCGCTTTTGCTTGGATATTACCGAGCAACTCGCAGAAATTATTGATGAAAGTTGGGCAGGGCGATCGCTCAAGCCCTATTTTGTGTACTTAAAAATGGCGTATCACCTGTCTCAGGAAGCGCGGGATGGGTTGAGCCAATATCGTGCCCCGGCCAGTTTTGGACTGTTACCGTTTCAGGAAGCGGCGGTGCAAATTGCAGCACACCATGTTAGCAAACGGAATGGGGTGATCATTGGGGATGTGGTGGGGCTGGGCAAAACCCTGGTGGGAACCGCGATCGCCCATCTGTGCGAGGAGGACTACGGCACCAGTACACTGATTATCTGCCCCAAGAACCTAGTGAAAATGTGGCAGGAGTATATTGATCGCTATGGGTTGCGGGGAAAGGTTGTTCCTATTAGCCGGGTTGAGAAGGAATTGCCTAATGTGCCAGCGCGGTTTCGGTTGGTACTGATTGATGAAAGCCACAACCTGCGCAACCAAGAAGGCAAGCGGTATCAAGCAATTAAAGATTATATTGAGCAGAGTGGCAGTCGATGTATTTTACTCACGGCAACGCCCTATAACAAGACCTATCTGGACTTGTCGGCGCAGTTGCAGTTATTCTTGCGACCCGATGCCGATTTGGGCATTAAGCCAGAAGCGTATATCCACAGCATTCGCGGTGAGATGCAGTTTCGCCGCAGGCATAGCACGATTCCGGTGCGATCGCTCCTAGCCTTTGAGCAAAGTCCAGAGCCGGAGGATTGGCAGCAGTTGATGAGTCGCTACATGGTGCGGCGAACCCGCAGTTTTATCAAGAAAACCTATGCCAAACAAGACGGCGAACGGTATTACTTGGAATTTGCCGATGGACGGCGCTCCTATTTTCCGGTGCGTCAGCCTCGGACGGTGCGGTTTACGATTGGGGAGCCGCAGACTGACCCCTATGCTCGGCTGTATAGCGATGAGGTAGTGGATGTCATCAACGCCCTCAATTTACCGCGCTACGGATTAGGTCTGTATCAAGATCCCAAACCCAAACAGCCTCCTACAGACGAAGAACAAAAACTGTTGGCCAATCTGTCCTATGCTGGGAAGCGGTTGATGGGGTTCTGCCGCACCAATTTGTTTAAGCGCTTGGAGAGTAGCGGGATTGCCTTCCTCCAGTCGTTGGAGTGGCATATTCTGCGGAATTATGTGTATCTCCATGCGATCGCCCACGATCTTCCCCTACCGATTGGCACCCAATATGCCGCGTTACTGGGCGAAGTGGAGAGCGATGAAGACGAAGATTTGCTTGCTCCCCTCGATAATTTACCCTTGAGTCAAGAGGAAGACCCTCATCCCCTAACCCCTTCTCCTAGGAAGGGAGAAGGGGAACTGGAATCTCTTGCTCCCCTCTCCCCGCTTGGGAGAGGGGCCGGGGGTGAGGGCAGTCTAGAAGCAGGGAAGCAAGAATTGTAA
- a CDS encoding C-terminal helicase domain-containing protein, with amino-acid sequence MGILQRAGSWHPSTDTKLGALVALLQQQHPTDKVLIFTQFADTARYLEKALADQGIQQVGLATGQSADPTALAWRFSPISNEKSIPAAEQLRVLVATDVLSEGQNLQDCAIILNYDLPWAIIRLIQRAGRVDRIGQQAEEILCYSFLPAEGVERLINLRGRLRDRLNENQEVVGTDEAFFEDEEAREMLLNLYNERSGVLDEADEGEVDLTSEALQIWQSAIEANPNLKGIIEKLPDVVYSTRQHEPTGVDPEGVLVYLRTGSGTDALAWIDKDGNSVTQSQMRILRMARCSINTPALPRHPQHHQLVARGAELIAEQTKTVAGTLGNRRSAAARTYDRLMAYTQHVRETTPLLAVGTEWENLERAIEEINQYPLKQNAIARLNRELKAGISDEQLAKLVTFLREHDALCVINPEERRDGTQIICSMGLFSG; translated from the coding sequence ATGGGAATTTTGCAACGGGCGGGCAGTTGGCATCCCTCCACCGATACCAAGCTAGGGGCACTGGTGGCGTTATTACAGCAGCAACACCCGACGGATAAGGTGCTGATTTTCACGCAATTTGCTGATACGGCTCGGTATCTGGAAAAAGCACTGGCAGACCAGGGCATTCAGCAGGTGGGTTTGGCAACGGGGCAATCGGCTGACCCGACGGCTCTGGCTTGGCGATTTAGTCCGATCAGTAACGAAAAATCGATCCCAGCAGCCGAGCAATTGCGGGTGTTGGTGGCAACCGATGTGTTGAGTGAGGGACAAAATTTGCAAGATTGTGCCATTATTCTCAATTACGATTTGCCTTGGGCAATTATTCGGCTGATTCAGCGGGCAGGACGGGTCGATCGCATCGGGCAGCAGGCAGAGGAGATTCTGTGCTATTCGTTTTTGCCTGCGGAGGGGGTGGAGCGGCTGATTAACTTGCGGGGACGGTTGCGCGATCGCCTCAACGAAAATCAAGAAGTCGTGGGCACGGATGAAGCCTTTTTTGAGGATGAAGAAGCGCGGGAGATGCTGCTGAATCTTTACAACGAGCGATCGGGGGTGCTCGATGAAGCCGATGAAGGGGAGGTGGATCTCACCTCGGAGGCATTGCAGATCTGGCAAAGTGCGATCGAGGCCAACCCTAACCTGAAAGGCATTATCGAAAAATTGCCGGATGTGGTGTATTCCACACGGCAGCATGAACCCACAGGGGTTGATCCAGAAGGGGTGTTGGTATATCTACGGACGGGTAGCGGCACGGATGCGTTGGCTTGGATAGATAAGGATGGCAACAGTGTGACCCAATCGCAGATGCGAATTTTACGCATGGCACGATGCAGCATCAATACCCCTGCCTTACCGCGTCATCCCCAGCATCATCAACTGGTGGCACGGGGGGCGGAACTGATCGCGGAGCAAACGAAAACGGTGGCGGGCACGTTGGGCAATAGGCGTAGTGCAGCGGCTCGGACGTACGATCGCCTCATGGCCTACACCCAACATGTCCGTGAAACTACCCCCTTATTGGCAGTAGGAACAGAATGGGAAAACTTGGAGCGAGCGATCGAAGAAATCAACCAGTATCCCCTGAAGCAGAATGCGATCGCCCGCCTCAATCGAGAATTGAAAGCGGGCATCAGTGATGAGCAGTTGGCAAAACTGGTAACGTTTCTGCGGGAGCATGATGCCCTATGTGTGATTAATCCAGAGGAACGGCGAGATGGTACACAGATTATCTGTTCAATGGGATTGTTTAGCGGCTAA
- a CDS encoding DUF29 domain-containing protein, translating to MSQPQDLAELYEQDILRWSEDTVAKLKARDFEHLDLEHLIEEVEALGISQKKELTSRLIVLLEHLLKRLYVNLPHDYNGWERTIRTQRGELEVLLDAVPSLTGYWDASFNKAWQIALKNVRKEYPQVNFPNEWLRDRAIEPMLNHDFWVESIEEK from the coding sequence ATGTCTCAACCTCAAGATTTGGCAGAACTCTACGAGCAGGATATTTTACGGTGGTCGGAAGATACGGTGGCTAAACTTAAGGCGCGAGACTTTGAGCATCTCGATCTTGAACACTTGATCGAAGAGGTAGAGGCGTTGGGAATTTCTCAAAAGAAGGAATTGACTAGCCGCCTGATCGTTTTATTAGAACATTTATTAAAACGGCTGTATGTGAATTTACCCCATGACTACAATGGCTGGGAGCGAACGATTCGGACTCAACGGGGGGAGTTAGAGGTTTTGTTGGATGCAGTCCCTAGCCTGACTGGTTATTGGGATGCCAGCTTTAACAAGGCTTGGCAAATTGCGCTAAAAAATGTACGCAAGGAATATCCCCAAGTTAATTTCCCAAATGAATGGCTACGCGATCGCGCCATTGAGCCAATGTTGAATCATGATTTTTGGGTGGAATCAATTGAGGAGAAGTGA
- a CDS encoding DUF29 domain-containing protein — protein sequence MLSNLYETDFYAWTLAQAKLLKERDFEHLDIPNLVEEIESLGKQQRQELRNRLGVLIGHLLKWDYQPEKRSKSWRVTIREQRREILQLLKENPSLKPYLEEAIAPAHESGLDLVVKETPLDYGDLPENCPYTPEQLFDPNFPTN from the coding sequence ATGCTATCCAATCTCTATGAAACTGATTTTTATGCTTGGACATTAGCGCAGGCAAAGTTGCTTAAAGAAAGAGATTTTGAGCATCTCGATATTCCCAACTTGGTCGAGGAAATTGAGTCCTTGGGAAAGCAACAGCGTCAGGAACTCAGAAACCGATTAGGTGTTTTGATCGGGCACTTATTGAAGTGGGATTACCAGCCCGAAAAGCGTAGTAAAAGCTGGCGAGTGACGATTCGTGAGCAACGGCGAGAAATTTTGCAACTCCTGAAGGAAAACCCTAGCCTCAAGCCTTATTTGGAAGAGGCGATCGCCCCTGCCCACGAATCTGGCTTGGACTTAGTAGTCAAGGAAACTCCTTTAGATTATGGAGATCTGCCCGAAAATTGCCCCTATACACCCGAGCAACTGTTTGATCCTAACTTTCCCACCAATTGA
- a CDS encoding DUF433 domain-containing protein, whose translation MSEDLLQRISLNPEICHGKPCIRGLRYPVEFLLELLSSGMTHEEILTDYEDLEEDDILAVLLFAARLSKVKSIHRLAS comes from the coding sequence ATGTCCGAAGACCTATTACAAAGGATTTCACTGAATCCAGAGATTTGTCATGGAAAACCTTGCATTCGTGGATTGCGCTATCCCGTTGAGTTTTTGCTCGAATTGCTCAGTTCCGGTATGACCCATGAGGAAATTTTGACCGACTATGAAGATCTGGAAGAAGACGATATTCTGGCAGTCCTGTTGTTTGCTGCTCGTCTTAGCAAGGTTAAAAGTATCCATCGATTGGCATCATGA
- a CDS encoding DUF5615 family PIN-like protein, with product MKFLVDAQLPIRLARFLQSTGYDTLHTRDLPQQNATPDSFINQLSIQDQRIVVTKDTDFIGSFLLQKQPYKLLIVATGNIKNAELEQLFSQNLQQIVTLLESHSYIELNRSGIIVYQ from the coding sequence ATGAAGTTCCTTGTAGATGCTCAACTGCCAATACGATTAGCTCGGTTTTTACAATCTACAGGCTATGACACCCTGCATACTCGTGATTTACCCCAGCAGAATGCAACACCGGATTCATTCATCAATCAGCTTTCAATTCAAGACCAGCGCATTGTTGTTACAAAAGATACCGATTTTATTGGATCATTTCTGCTTCAGAAACAGCCCTACAAGTTGCTCATTGTTGCTACAGGAAATATTAAAAATGCTGAGCTTGAACAACTATTCTCTCAAAATCTCCAACAGATAGTCACTTTATTAGAATCGCACAGCTATATCGAACTAAACCGCTCTGGCATCATCGTTTATCAATAA